DNA sequence from the Cupriavidus sp. WKF15 genome:
GGCGATCAGAGCCATCCCGCATCGATCCTCTCCTGCCTGCGCGCCGCGCGCGAGAACGCGCGTGCGGTGCGGGGCGCGCTCACCACGCCATTGTGGGAAACCATCAACGCCACGTGGCTCGAAGCGAACCAACGGGTCGGCGACGGCATGCCGGTGCACGATCCTTCCGGATTCTTCGAATGGGTCAAATTCCGCTCGCACCTCGCGCGCGGCGTCGAAGTCGGCACGATGCTCAAGGACGAAGCCTTCTGTTTCCTGCGGCTAGGGACATTCCTGGAGCGTGCCGACAACACCGCGCGGCTGCTCGACGTGAAATTCCACACCGCCGGCGGTGTGCCGCAGGAGGAGGATTCCTACTACTGGGCGGCGGTGCTGCGCGCGCTGTCGGGGCTGGAAACGTATCGCAAGGTCTATCGTTCCGCCATTACGCCGGAGCGGGTGGCGCAACTGCTGATCGTGAATCCGGCCATGCCGCGCTCACTGGCGGCGAGCATGCAGGAGGTGGTGGCGATCCTCGCGCAGATTCGGAACCGGCATTCGACCAACACCGAGAGGCGGGCGGGACGGCTCCATGCTGAACTGAAGTTCGCGCGTATCGATGACATCCTTGCCGTGGGAATCCACGGGTGGCTTGGGGACTTTCTTGGGAAGGTCAGGGAGGTGGGGGAGGGGATCCGGGGGGACTTTTTGTTGGCTTGATTTGTCGGATGGGGGAGGTGTGCTTCCAGATGCTGCTGTTCCGCCGGAACAGCAGCATCTGCCAAAGCACGAGGCGGCAATCAAACCACGGGGATCACCCCAACTTCTTCTTCAACAACTCATTCACCTGCGCCGGATTAGCCTTCCCCTTGGTCGCCTTCATAGCCTGCCCGACCAGCGCATTAAAGGCCTTCTCCTTCCCGGCCCGGAACTCTTCCACCGACTTGGCGTTGGCCGCCAGCACATCGTCGATGATCTTTTCAAGTTCACCGGTGTCGGACATCTGCTTCAGCCCCTTGGCGGCGATGATCGCATCGGCGTCACCGTCGGATTCGCCAGCCCACATCGCCGGGAAGACATCCTTCTTGGCGGTGTTGTTCGACACCGTGCCGTCGGCAATGCGTGCAAGCAGCCTGGCGAGCTGCGCCGGCCTGACCGGTGCGGCATCGATGCTGATGCCTTCGCGGTTCAGCTGCGAGGCGACATCCCCCATCAGCCAGTTGGCCGCGGGCTTGGCGTTGGCCGCGCCGGCGTCGGTGACGACGGCTTCGTAGTAGCCGGCCAGCGCCTTGGTGGCGGTCAGCATGCTGGCGTCATAGGCCGACAGGCCGTATTGCGAAACAAAACGCGCCTGCATGGCGGCCGGCAGTTCCGGCAGCTCGCCGCGCACGCGCTCGACCCAGGCTGCGTCAATCTCCAGCGGCATCAGGTCGGGATCGGGGAAGTAGCGGTAGTCGTGCGCGTCTTCCTTGGTGCGCATGGCGCGCGTTTCGCCGGTGTCCGGGTCGAACAGCACCGTGGCCTGCTGGATCTTGCGGCCATCTTCGATCTCGTTGATCTGCCACTGCACTTCGTAGTCGATGGCCTGCTGCAGGAAGCGGAACGAGTTCAGGTTCTTGATCTCGCGGCGCGTGCCGAATTCCTTCTGGCCGACCGGGCGCACCGAGACGTTGGCGTCGCAGCGGAAGCTGCCTTCCTGCATGTTGCCGTCGCAGATGCCCAGCCACACCACGAGCGAGTGCAGCGCCTTGGCGTAGGCCACGGCTTCGGCCGAGCTGCGCATGTCGGGCTCGGTCACGATTTCGAGCAGCGGCGTGCCGGCGCGGTTCAGGTCGATGCCGGTCATGCCGGCAAAGTCCTCGTGCAGCGACTTGCCCGCATCTTCTTCCAGGTGGGCGCGCGTCAGTTGCACGGTCTTCTCGTACACCTCGCCCTTCTTGCCTTCGACCTGGATCGTGATGCTGCCGCCCTGCACCACGGGGATCTCGTACTGGCTGATCTGGTAGCCCTTGGGCAGGTCGGGGTAGAAGTAGTTCTTGCGCGCGAAGATGCTGCGCGGCGCGATAGTGGCGCCGATCGCCAGCCCGAACTGGATGGCGCGTTCCACCGCGCCCTTGTTGAGCACGGGCAACACGCCCGGCAGCGCGAGGTCAACCGGCGAGGCCTGTGTATTGGGCTCGGCGCCGAAGGCGGTGGAGGTCCCGGAGAAAATCTTGGAGGCCGTCGAGAGCTGCGTGTGCGTTTCGAGGCCGATCACCACTTCCCATTGCATGGCGGTATTCCTGTTCGGTTCTTGGGTTCTGTCTGTTGCAAAGGGCCGGCGCAGGCGCCGGGCCCATGTATCTGTGTTGGCGCGCGCTCAGGGGTCGGGACTGGCGAGCCAGGAGTCTAGCTGGGCCATGGCGGCCACGCGGGCCACGGCATCGCCGCCGATCGTCACGCCGCGGCCGGCGCGCGATCCGCCCGGCCCGTCGCGGCGCACCTGCAATTCGCTGGTGCCGTCAAAGCCGTGATATGCGCCAGGGTAGATCTCCAGCCGGAAACGTGCGTTCGGCTGGCGCGCCAGCACCGCGCTCTGCAGCATGGCGCAGCGCGTGGCGGGGGTCCAGTCGTCGGCGCCGCCGATCATCAGCAGCACCGGTGCGCGCAAGCGGAAATTGTGCTGCTGCACGGCCCGCTTGCAGGCGGGATAGAACGCCACGGCGCGTTCCACTTGCGGCGTGTTGGCCGGCCACGGCCGGCTCGCATCGACGGTGGCCAGCACCGCCTGCGCACCGTTGGACCAGCCGAGCAGCACGATGCGCGCGGCATCGATGCCGGGCTGACGCGCCACCCAGCGCAGCGCCGCCAGCGCATCGGCGCGGCGCAGGCGATCGTCCAGGCCACGCGCCTCGGGCGAATCGCCGCAGCCTTGCAGCCTGTCATGCGCGGACAGGCTGTCGGGCATCAGCACGGCGTAGCCGCGCTCGGCCAGCCACTGGGCGTACTCGCGATAACGCGGCTGCAGCGCGGACGCGGCATCGCCGTCGCCGGCGTGGCCGGCTTCCACCCGCGTGGCCTCGGGGCGCGAGGCCGTCAGGCCGTTGCAGCCGTGCAGTGCGATCACCACGGGCAGAGCCTGGGTACGCGGCGTGCTGGCTTCGCGCGGCACGAACCAGTAGGCATTCAGCGCCGGCGCGCCCTGTTCGCCGGGGAGCTGCACGCGCAGTGCCGGCGTAGCCGGTCGCACGGCCGGCGCCGTGCGCGTGGTGGCGCCGGGGGCGAGCGCGGTGAGCGGGGCGGTATTGGCCGGCTGTACGAGTGCCGGTGTCGGCGGCGCGGGCGTGTGCGCGAGCACGGTCCCAGCCAGCAGCATGCCGGCCGCGCCGGCAACGCGCGTGGCGAGCCGGTGCAGACAATGCGGGCAGTTGCTGGCGGGCCTGGCGGTCATCGCGGGTGGCCTCAGCGGGTTTGCGCGCAGGCGCCGCTGCCCGGCTCGAACATCACCGGCCAGGCCTGTTCGTAGATCCCCGGCGTGCAGCGTTGCGCGCAGTTGGCGTGCGCGAGCGTGATGCGGCGCGGATCCTGCCAGACCATCAGCTTGCAGCCGCTGCCGTCATTGGCGCGCAGCTCGATGTGCGGCTTCTTCTGGACCTGGCGGAAATCGGCCAGGTTGAAGGTGCACGAGCCGCGCTTGCCGACCCACAGCTTCCACGAGAGCTGCTGCACGCTGTTGTCCGACACGCGCAGCTGGGCGTCCTCGCGGAAGCCGTCTTCCTCGGTGCGGCGGCAGTCGCCGACGACGTCGATATCGCGGCTGGCGATGGGCGTCGGCTTGCCGATGATCGGCAACTGGATGCAGCCGGCCACCACCGCGGCCAGTGCCGCGGCGAGGATCAGGCGGAAGCCTTGCGCAAGCCGATTCATGCTCACCCCTTGGCGGGACGGCGCAGGTGCCAGTCAGTGGCCTGCTGGAACGCGTGCGCGGTCTGCAGCAGCTGCGCTTCGTCGAAGTAGTTGCCGATCAGCTGCAGGCCGACCGGCATATTGCCCTCGCCAAAGCCGCACGGCACGCTCATGCCAGGCAGGCCGGCCAGGCTGGTCGACAGCGTGAAGATGTCGGCCAGGTACATCTGCACCGGGTCGGAGCTCTTCTCGCCGAGCTTCCATGCCACCGTCGGTGCCACCGGGCCCATGATCACGTCGCACTGGGCGAAGGCACGCTGGAAGTCGTCGGCAATGATGCGGCGGATCTTCTGGGCCTGCAGGTAGTAGGCGTCGTAGTAGCCATGCGACAGCACGTAGGTGCCCACCATGATGCGGCGCTTGACCTCGGCGCCGAAGCCTTCGGCGCGGGACTTCTTGTACATGTCGAGCAGGTCGCGGTACTCGGCCGCGCGGTGGCCGTAGCGCACGCCGTCAAAGCGCGACAGGTTCGACGAAGCCTCGGCTGGTGCAATCACGTAATAAACGGGGATCGACAGCTCGGTCTTGGGCAGCGACACCTCCACCAGCGTGGCGCCGAGCTGCTCGTACTGGCGCAGCGCGGCGCGCACGGTCTCTTCCACGTCGGGCGACAGGCCCTTGCCGAAGTATTCGCGCGGCAGGCCGATGCGCAGGCCGGCCAGGGGCTGGCTTTCGGTGGCGCCGGCGCGGGCACGGCCCAGGTGGCGCGTGAAGTCCTCGTCCACGCCGCCCTGCTCGGGCGGGATGCTGGTCGAATCCTTCGGGTCGAAGCCGGCCATGGCGTTGAGCAGCAGGGCGCAGTCCTCGGCGGTGTGAGCCATCGGGCCAGCCTGGTCCAGCGACGACGCGAACGCGATCATGCCGTAGCGCGACACGCGGCCATAGGTCGGCTTGATGCCGGTGATGCCCGAGAACGACGACGGCTGGCGGATCGAGCCGCCAGTGTCGGTGCCGGTGGCGGCCGGCGCCAGGCCCGCGGCCACGGCGGCGGCCGAGCCGCCCGACGAGCCGCCCGGCACGCGGTCGGTGTCCCACGGGTTGCGCACCGCGCCGAAGAAGGAGTTCTCGTTGGACGAGCCCATCGCAAACTCGTCCATATTGGTCTTGCCCAGCGTGACCATGCCGGCGGCGGCCATGCGCTCGACCACGGTGGCATCGAACGGGCTTTCATAGTTGGCCAGCATCTTCGAGCCGGCCGTCGAGCGCCAGCCGCGCGTGACGAACACGTCCTTGTGGGCCACGGGCACGCCCGTGAGCAGCGTCGCCTCGCCGCGCGCGCGGCGCGCGTCGGCTTCACGTGCCTGGGCCAGCGTGCGTTCGGCGTCGACATGGGTGAAGGCGTTCAGGGCGCCGGCCTGCTCGATGCGGGCCAGGTAGGTGCGGGCGAGTTCCTCGGCGGAGACGGTGCGCGCGGCCAGGGCATCGGCAAGCTGGCGCAGGGAGGTCACGGAATCAGCGGAAAAGGGCATGACAGTCGGTTGGCATCAGGGGTGGCGTGCTTGGGTGCGGGCGCAGCGGGGCAGGGCGCCGGTCATTCAATGACCTTGGGCACCAGGTACAGGCCATTCTGGGTGGCCGGCGCGGGACGCTGGTAGTCGTCGCGGCGGTCGCTTTCGGTCACGGCGTCCTCACGCAGGCGCTGGGCCATCTCGCGCACGGTGGCCAGCGGGTGGGCCAGGGGCTCGATGCCGGTGGTGTCGACCGCCTGCATCTGCTCGACCAGCGAAAAGAAGTTATTGAGCTGCGCAAGCGTCTGGGAGGCCTCTTCATCGCTGGTTTCGATGCGGGCCAGATGGGCGATGCGCTTGACGTCGGAAAGGTCGAGGGCCATGGCGAGGTGAAATGTCGGGTGCAAAAAGGCGCTTGCGGCACAGGCGCCCGAGGCATGCGGCGGGTGCGTCGCGCCGCCGGGGCAGGGTGCCGGAGGGGCGCCCCGGGTCATCGGATTAGCTGTGGTTTTCAGGTCGTAACCGCCCGAATCAGCAGGAATTATAAGGTATCATTCCGTGCTCCCGACCTTTGGCAGCGTCCTCGCCACATCTCCGCCGGCACGGCTGCATGAGTGAACGATTTGTCACTTTTGCGGCGGTGGGCTTCGCTGTCATGAAACGTGCTTCGGGCTGCACTGGCCGCCACACTGTGGGGGTGGTGTCCAAAGCACGATGGTCTGGGTTCCTCTGATTAGCCCTCCGTTGCTTTGCTGATCTTCCGCAAAGTGGCACCGACGTAGTCTTTTCGCGAACTTTTTCGTGAGGTCTAATCAAAGGTTCCCGTAGAGCGGTGCGCGGGAGTGCACTGCGGCGGTCTGCCGGCGTCATCCTCCCCAGGGGGCGGATGACGGACTTCCGGCGCCCGGGAAGCCTCGACCTTACCCGCATGAACCTATTTTGTGGCCGGCCCGCAGGCGGTGCCGGCCACTTCGCCTACCCGCGAACCCAACAGAAACAGGATTCCTGATGTTCG
Encoded proteins:
- a CDS encoding alpha-E domain-containing protein, producing the protein MLSRTADHLYWMARYTERAENTARMLDVNYQTALLPQGADAAEQGWRAMLDITELTPCYAARHGGLGHEAMIAFMSGDQSHPASILSCLRAARENARAVRGALTTPLWETINATWLEANQRVGDGMPVHDPSGFFEWVKFRSHLARGVEVGTMLKDEAFCFLRLGTFLERADNTARLLDVKFHTAGGVPQEEDSYYWAAVLRALSGLETYRKVYRSAITPERVAQLLIVNPAMPRSLAASMQEVVAILAQIRNRHSTNTERRAGRLHAELKFARIDDILAVGIHGWLGDFLGKVREVGEGIRGDFLLA
- a CDS encoding dienelactone hydrolase family protein, whose protein sequence is MTARPASNCPHCLHRLATRVAGAAGMLLAGTVLAHTPAPPTPALVQPANTAPLTALAPGATTRTAPAVRPATPALRVQLPGEQGAPALNAYWFVPREASTPRTQALPVVIALHGCNGLTASRPEATRVEAGHAGDGDAASALQPRYREYAQWLAERGYAVLMPDSLSAHDRLQGCGDSPEARGLDDRLRRADALAALRWVARQPGIDAARIVLLGWSNGAQAVLATVDASRPWPANTPQVERAVAFYPACKRAVQQHNFRLRAPVLLMIGGADDWTPATRCAMLQSAVLARQPNARFRLEIYPGAYHGFDGTSELQVRRDGPGGSRAGRGVTIGGDAVARVAAMAQLDSWLASPDP
- the gatA gene encoding Asp-tRNA(Asn)/Glu-tRNA(Gln) amidotransferase subunit GatA, with the translated sequence MPFSADSVTSLRQLADALAARTVSAEELARTYLARIEQAGALNAFTHVDAERTLAQAREADARRARGEATLLTGVPVAHKDVFVTRGWRSTAGSKMLANYESPFDATVVERMAAAGMVTLGKTNMDEFAMGSSNENSFFGAVRNPWDTDRVPGGSSGGSAAAVAAGLAPAATGTDTGGSIRQPSSFSGITGIKPTYGRVSRYGMIAFASSLDQAGPMAHTAEDCALLLNAMAGFDPKDSTSIPPEQGGVDEDFTRHLGRARAGATESQPLAGLRIGLPREYFGKGLSPDVEETVRAALRQYEQLGATLVEVSLPKTELSIPVYYVIAPAEASSNLSRFDGVRYGHRAAEYRDLLDMYKKSRAEGFGAEVKRRIMVGTYVLSHGYYDAYYLQAQKIRRIIADDFQRAFAQCDVIMGPVAPTVAWKLGEKSSDPVQMYLADIFTLSTSLAGLPGMSVPCGFGEGNMPVGLQLIGNYFDEAQLLQTAHAFQQATDWHLRRPAKG
- the gatC gene encoding Asp-tRNA(Asn)/Glu-tRNA(Gln) amidotransferase subunit GatC: MALDLSDVKRIAHLARIETSDEEASQTLAQLNNFFSLVEQMQAVDTTGIEPLAHPLATVREMAQRLREDAVTESDRRDDYQRPAPATQNGLYLVPKVIE
- the gatB gene encoding Asp-tRNA(Asn)/Glu-tRNA(Gln) amidotransferase subunit GatB; this encodes MQWEVVIGLETHTQLSTASKIFSGTSTAFGAEPNTQASPVDLALPGVLPVLNKGAVERAIQFGLAIGATIAPRSIFARKNYFYPDLPKGYQISQYEIPVVQGGSITIQVEGKKGEVYEKTVQLTRAHLEEDAGKSLHEDFAGMTGIDLNRAGTPLLEIVTEPDMRSSAEAVAYAKALHSLVVWLGICDGNMQEGSFRCDANVSVRPVGQKEFGTRREIKNLNSFRFLQQAIDYEVQWQINEIEDGRKIQQATVLFDPDTGETRAMRTKEDAHDYRYFPDPDLMPLEIDAAWVERVRGELPELPAAMQARFVSQYGLSAYDASMLTATKALAGYYEAVVTDAGAANAKPAANWLMGDVASQLNREGISIDAAPVRPAQLARLLARIADGTVSNNTAKKDVFPAMWAGESDGDADAIIAAKGLKQMSDTGELEKIIDDVLAANAKSVEEFRAGKEKAFNALVGQAMKATKGKANPAQVNELLKKKLG